The DNA window TCTTCGGTCTTCACCGTCAGAGCCCGGTTCCACTCATCATCGGCACGAACGCCGATGACGGGGTCACCCTCTCTGCGAATGCAAACATGACCGTTCCAGAATACCGGACGTTCATCCAGAACCGGTTCGGAAAGGACACGGATGCAGTCCTCGCCAAATATCCTGCCAACTCGACCGCCGAAGTCCAGATTCAGTTGGCCCGGATCATGACCGACTACGACTTCTCCGATGCCGCGAAGTTTGTCGCAGGGTCGATGGCCGACCTGAACCAGAGCGCGTACCTGTACCGCTACTCCTATGCCCTTCCCGGGCAGTCCCTCGGGGCGTTCCATGGCAGCGAGACCCTCTTACTCTTCAGGGTCCTGCCGAAACTGGACCCCGCGACCACCTCGGTCGCTGATAACCTGGTGGACCTCTGGACCCGGTTCGCAAAGACGGGAGACCCGAACGGCGGGATGAATGTCACCTGGCCGAAGTACACCAACCAGACCGGTCAGTATCTCGATATCGGGAATGTATCGACAGTGAAGAGCGGGTATTAAACCGCACTTTTTTTAACAGTTATACCTGAATATCGATGATTGAGGGTCTATCCAGGCGTCCTACAAAAATGGATGACGACGCTGTCTAATAATTGAGCCGGTTCCATTTCCATCAGGCTGTAGATGTAGGAGGGAGAGCGTCATGATCATCATCAGCGCTTCAATTTGTGAGGGTTAAATAGGAAAATCGGGAACTCGCCGGTTCCTCCCGAAATTTTCATCCTGTATGCTTGTGGCCTTCGGCATCGTATCTATTTACTGCGGAAAGACAGATATTCATAGAAAACCTGGAATTCTTCCGACCCGGAAGAGTGATTGATAACAGAATCCACCCTATAAACGGTGTTTATCTCTAGAAAATGAAAGGATTCACAAACATATCCTTTCTGATTTTTAAACCATCACGCCACAACGGTTCTCATCGGTTACAGGAGCATGGTCCAAAATTGTGAAATCCAGAAGTATGACCATATCAATCGGTAATTTACTGTTCAAACCATTTATATTTTTTTATCGATTTTCCACTATATCTGTCGATGTGACAGAAAATGACCACAGAATACGCAATTCATACGAACAGACCACCATCCCCCGATTCCCTGGTAGAAACTGTAATTAGGGAGAGATACTTTTCTTTTTTTTGAATGTCACAATCATCTCCCTCGGTAATTCTAACTGCTGATGAGACCATGATGAGCCAGTACCGCGGGGGCATCTTCACCGGTTTTACCATGTGTGCACCGAGCGGTCTCCTCCCTGATTGGATCTTTTTCCAGGCCTTCGGACCCCCGGTTCCTCGCAAGGGCGGAGTGGCACTTTTTGCAGACGGCGGGATACGATCGATCGAGGCATCCCTGCTCAAGTACGGTTTTTCAGAGGACGAAGTAGCGGTTGTTCATCCCCGGGATCTTTCACGGATAGCCGGAAAGGAGACCCGCATTGTCTCGATCTCAGGTCACGATTTCCTCGGGATCAACCCTCCGACATCGACATTTACCGACTTCATTCGCACGGGCCCACCCTACAACCGGATGAAATTTTTCGAACTGATGCACCATCCCGTCATGAGTCGGGTAACAACAGTGGCCGGCGGAAAGAGCGCCTGGCAGGTGGCATCCCCCTACATGATGGAGCGGCTCCACCTCGACCATGTGCATCTCGGAGAGGGAGAACGGACGGTGCCCAGGGCCTTTGCCGCTATCCTGGCCGGCGAGGAGGTTCCGCCGATCATCACCGGAGAAGAGGTTCCGGTGGAGGAGATCCCGCCGCTTGTTCACCCCAATATCCGCGGGCTGGTGGAATGCTCTCGCGGATGCGGGCGGGGCTGTGCGTTCTGCACTCCCACGCTCCAATCCCTCCGTCACAAATCGGCCGACCAGATCATCCATGATGTGACCGTCAACGCCCATGGGGGAAGCAAGAGCATCATCCTCCATGCAGAGGACATGCTCTGTTACGGGGGCACACCCCTTCATCCCGATCCAGAACGCCTTCTCCCCCTGGTCAGGCGAACTGGCGAGGTGGAAGGGATTACCAATATCGGATTCTCACATATCGCCCTGGCCACCGCGTACCATCACCCCCACATGGTCGAGGAGCTCTCCGAATATCTGCTCACGCTCCCAGATATGCCCTATATCGGAGTGCAGACCGGTATTGAAACCGGGAGCCCCCAGCTTATTGCGATGCACATGCGGGGCAAACCGGCACCAGCTCCCCCAGAAAAGTGGCCGGAGATCGTCGTTGAGGCCCTCGGGTTGCTGCATGACCAGAACTGGGTCATCGCAGGAACGCTGGTCTCCGGGCTTCCCGGCGAGACCGAGGATGATGTCCAGGCGAGCCTGGAACTGATGGACCGGATCAGGGGGCTCCGGGTGCTCGTGGTACCGTTAAATTTCGTCTCAATGAACCCGGCACGTCTCTCGGATCAGGACTCATTCACGGCAGATAAGATGACTCCGGCTCACTGGCAGCTCTATGGGGCCTGTATCGAACATGATGTCAGGATAGGCCGGGAACTATCGCACCTGATGGTAGGTGGAAATGTCATCACCCGAAACCTCGGTAAATTCGCCCTTAATTTTATCATGCGAGGCGCAGAGCGGTATACCAGTGCTCTAAAGGAAGGCCACCCGCCAGAGGATTTCGATCTTGGAAAACGAAGTTTTCTCATCCCCGACCTGTAAAGCAGGATGCCTGGCTGCAACCACCGGGCAGGCCCTGTGCCCTGGTGCCTCCTTTTGTTTTCATCTTGTATGCTTGTGGCCTTCGGCTTCGTGTCTGTTTACTGCGGAAAGACAGATTGAACAACAGGGACCCGGGGTACCCAGTGGTTAACCCTGAGTGTACGGAATAGTTATATCATTTCCGGGATACTGAAACACATGGTGCGTTCGCGGGGTCGAATCGGCTTGATCGCCTGAAGGTCGGATACGATAGAGATATCATCCCTGAGCTGGGATGAGGTAAACATGGTGAGCCAGCTCAAGAATGAATCTGATTGTGCACAGTCCGGATTCGGATATCGTTCACTACAGAACAACCGATGACAAAAAAAACTGGCGTTTGGGTCTGGATTTATCAGGAGAAAAAATATGCAGAAAAAGACGGTGAGGGATGAAGATGTCAGCGGAAAGCGGGTACTGGTGAGGGTCGACTTCAATGTGCCCATGGACCAGAGTGGTACGATCGAAGACGACACCCGGATCCGGGCCTGCCTCCCCACGATCACGTACCTGATCGATCATCAGGCCCGGGTCATCCTCTGCTCCCATCTCGGGAGACCCCATGGCAGGGTCGACGAGCACCTGCGGCTGGGGCCGGTGGGCCGGCGCCTGTCGGAGCTCGTGCAGAGGCCGGTCGAAGTGCTGCGGGAGGCGGTCGGGCCCGGGGTTGTGCGGGCAGTATCTGAGATGCAGGACGGGGACCTCGTCCTGCTGGAGAATCTGCGGTTCTACCCGGGCGAAGAGGAGAACGATCCGGTGTTCGCCCGCGCGCTCGCTAGTCTCGCCGACCTCTTCGTCAATGACGCCTTTGGCGCGAGCCATCGGGCACATGCCTCCGTCGTCGGGCTGGCAGCCCATCTCCCCTGCGTCGCCGGCCTCCTCATGGAGAAGGAGATCGAGCAGATGAGTGGTCTGCTCGAGGATCCAGCCCGGCCCTTCGCCGCCGTCATGGGCGGAGCGAAGGTGGGGGAGAAGATCGGGATCCTGAAGAATATCCTGCCGAAGGTGGACCTCGTTCTCGTCGGGGGAGGCATGGCTGCCACGTTCCTGAAGGGCAGGGGCGTGGACGTCGGCATCTCTCCGGTCGAGTCCGACAGGATGGCCCTGATCGGGACGATCATGCAGGAGGCGGAGACGCTCGGGGCAAGGGTTCTGCTTCCGGAGGACCTGGTGGTCGCCGGAAGCCTGGAAGCCGGTGCGAATGCCCGGGTCGTGAGTGCAGGGCAGATCCCTGCGGACTGTATGATCGCCGATATCGGGCCCCTGACCATCGCGGCGTTCACGAAAGAGCTCGAAACCTGCCGGACGGTGGCATGGAACGGGCCGATGGGGGTATTCGAGATCCCGCAGTTCTCCAACGGGACAACATCCATCGCCCAGGTCCTCGCCGGCCTCAATGCCACGACCGTCATCGGGGGCGGGTCCACGGCAGAGGCCGTCACGCAGCTCGGGCTGGCCGGCCGGATGACGCATGTCTCCACCGGCGGGGGAGCCTCTCTCCAGTTCCTCTCTGGAAAGGTTCTGCCTGGGATCGCAGTCCTCGCCGACAGGGAGACGCATCATTGAGCAGCGATCAGAGAGGAGAGAAGAGATGGTACCGGTAGTTCTGCTGCGGCACGGTGGGAACCTGTGGAATCGGGAGAACCGGTTCACCGGGTGGACGGATGCGGACCTGCCGGCCGCCGAATCCCTGCAGGACATCCTGGCACGACAACAGCATCCGTGCCCTTATCAACTACCTCGACGATGTACCCGATGACGAGATCGCCGGGATCACCATTCCGACCGGGTTCCCGCTGGAGTACG is part of the Methanosphaerula palustris E1-9c genome and encodes:
- a CDS encoding B12-binding domain-containing radical SAM protein is translated as MMSQYRGGIFTGFTMCAPSGLLPDWIFFQAFGPPVPRKGGVALFADGGIRSIEASLLKYGFSEDEVAVVHPRDLSRIAGKETRIVSISGHDFLGINPPTSTFTDFIRTGPPYNRMKFFELMHHPVMSRVTTVAGGKSAWQVASPYMMERLHLDHVHLGEGERTVPRAFAAILAGEEVPPIITGEEVPVEEIPPLVHPNIRGLVECSRGCGRGCAFCTPTLQSLRHKSADQIIHDVTVNAHGGSKSIILHAEDMLCYGGTPLHPDPERLLPLVRRTGEVEGITNIGFSHIALATAYHHPHMVEELSEYLLTLPDMPYIGVQTGIETGSPQLIAMHMRGKPAPAPPEKWPEIVVEALGLLHDQNWVIAGTLVSGLPGETEDDVQASLELMDRIRGLRVLVVPLNFVSMNPARLSDQDSFTADKMTPAHWQLYGACIEHDVRIGRELSHLMVGGNVITRNLGKFALNFIMRGAERYTSALKEGHPPEDFDLGKRSFLIPDL
- a CDS encoding histidine phosphatase family protein, which encodes MGTCGIGRTGSPGGRMRTCRPPNPCRTSWHDNSIRALINYLDDVPDDEIAGITIPTGFPLEYDLDETQNPVRHLGDQAAI
- a CDS encoding phosphoglycerate kinase is translated as MQKKTVRDEDVSGKRVLVRVDFNVPMDQSGTIEDDTRIRACLPTITYLIDHQARVILCSHLGRPHGRVDEHLRLGPVGRRLSELVQRPVEVLREAVGPGVVRAVSEMQDGDLVLLENLRFYPGEEENDPVFARALASLADLFVNDAFGASHRAHASVVGLAAHLPCVAGLLMEKEIEQMSGLLEDPARPFAAVMGGAKVGEKIGILKNILPKVDLVLVGGGMAATFLKGRGVDVGISPVESDRMALIGTIMQEAETLGARVLLPEDLVVAGSLEAGANARVVSAGQIPADCMIADIGPLTIAAFTKELETCRTVAWNGPMGVFEIPQFSNGTTSIAQVLAGLNATTVIGGGSTAEAVTQLGLAGRMTHVSTGGGASLQFLSGKVLPGIAVLADRETHH